A stretch of Aerococcaceae bacterium zg-252 DNA encodes these proteins:
- the mutL gene encoding DNA mismatch repair endonuclease MutL, whose protein sequence is MGKIKQMSEHLANQIAAGEVVERPASVVKELVENAIDAGSTNIRIELVEAGIQSIRISDDGSGMDETDLSMAILPHATSKIYDIHDLFRIQSLGFRGEALASIASVSKMTIESTVNDATQGNFIKVAGSQIIEKGVTPPKPGTVMTVESLFYNTPARLKHLSSIKTELRHSLNFVQQIALAYPHIRFTLVNDQSMLFSSYGTGDLRQTIANVYQAGLARQLIAIEASDNDFQLKGFISPPQLTRTSKHYIHWLINGRVVQSFVLTQMLLKAYGRQLMIGRYPIAIIDITLDPQLVDVNVHPTKQTVRLSKETELNTLLFEAVQQALGVVNPVPSFEPSDLGLSFSNEPVVSEPIPLDLSAAPKQERFVEPPKEIPVIQEVVVPIEHEPLDDETEMVFEQNEETLVETPPNQTRAQVIHIDENKVPFYDLRYVGQIHGTYLIAESEQGFYLIDQHAAQERIRYENLMKAEVMTYDQQHVLMPFVFTFSASDAAQMEELMPKFHQLGLELSSFGPCTYQMDSYPNWLESNEVEKTVYDLLELLQDNPNLTVNELREKSIIMQSCRGAIKANHYLSDVQAKALIQDMALLDDPYHCPHGRPVFVEFNQKTLEKLFKRIQDSHQGGHQV, encoded by the coding sequence ATGGGAAAAATAAAGCAAATGTCAGAGCATTTAGCCAATCAAATTGCTGCTGGTGAAGTAGTTGAACGTCCAGCATCAGTTGTCAAAGAATTGGTTGAAAATGCGATCGATGCTGGCAGCACTAATATTCGGATTGAATTAGTTGAGGCCGGTATCCAATCAATTCGTATCTCTGATGACGGCAGTGGTATGGACGAAACCGATTTATCAATGGCTATTTTGCCACATGCAACCAGTAAAATTTATGATATTCATGATTTATTTCGTATTCAATCCCTTGGTTTTCGTGGTGAGGCATTAGCGAGTATTGCGTCTGTTTCCAAAATGACGATTGAATCGACTGTCAATGATGCGACACAAGGTAATTTTATAAAAGTCGCCGGCTCACAAATTATTGAAAAAGGCGTGACACCACCCAAGCCAGGAACGGTGATGACAGTCGAGAGTCTTTTCTATAATACGCCGGCTCGTCTAAAACATTTGAGCAGTATTAAAACGGAATTGCGACATAGTTTGAATTTTGTGCAGCAAATTGCACTCGCTTATCCCCATATTCGCTTTACATTAGTTAATGACCAGTCCATGCTATTTTCGTCTTATGGAACAGGAGACTTGAGACAAACAATTGCGAATGTATATCAAGCAGGATTAGCAAGACAGTTGATTGCAATTGAGGCGAGCGATAATGATTTCCAATTGAAAGGCTTTATTTCGCCACCACAATTGACACGAACGTCTAAGCACTATATTCATTGGTTAATCAATGGACGAGTTGTACAAAGTTTTGTGTTAACACAAATGCTTTTAAAAGCGTATGGACGGCAATTGATGATTGGACGCTATCCGATTGCGATTATTGATATTACATTAGACCCACAATTAGTAGATGTGAATGTGCACCCAACTAAGCAGACAGTAAGGTTGAGTAAAGAAACAGAATTAAATACATTATTATTTGAGGCTGTTCAACAAGCATTAGGAGTGGTTAATCCTGTTCCGAGTTTCGAGCCGAGTGATTTAGGTCTTTCATTTTCTAATGAACCAGTAGTTAGTGAGCCGATTCCACTCGATTTATCGGCTGCACCGAAACAGGAGCGATTTGTTGAACCGCCAAAAGAGATACCTGTTATTCAAGAAGTAGTAGTGCCAATTGAGCACGAACCATTAGATGATGAGACGGAAATGGTGTTCGAGCAAAACGAAGAAACTTTGGTCGAAACACCGCCAAATCAAACGCGTGCTCAAGTGATTCACATTGATGAAAACAAAGTGCCATTTTATGATTTACGTTATGTCGGACAAATTCATGGAACGTATTTGATTGCTGAAAGTGAACAAGGATTTTATTTAATTGACCAGCATGCAGCACAAGAACGTATTCGTTATGAAAATTTAATGAAAGCTGAAGTAATGACTTATGACCAACAACATGTGTTAATGCCATTTGTCTTTACCTTTTCAGCGAGTGATGCAGCACAAATGGAAGAATTAATGCCGAAATTTCATCAATTAGGATTAGAGTTAAGTAGTTTCGGACCTTGCACCTATCAAATGGATAGTTATCCAAATTGGTTAGAGAGCAATGAGGTTGAAAAAACAGTCTATGACTTGTTAGAATTATTACAGGACAATCCGAATTTAACGGTCAATGAATTACGAGAAAAGTCGATTATTATGCAAAGTTGTCGTGGAGCGATAAAAGCCAATCACTATTTGAGTGATGTACAAGCTAAGGCACTCATACAAGATATGGCACTTTTGGACGACCCGTATCATTGCCCACACGGACGACCTGTGTTTGTGGAGTTTAATCAAAAAACATTGGAAAAATTATTTAAACGAATTCAAGATTCTCACCAAGGTGGGCATCAAGTATAA
- the ruvA gene encoding Holliday junction branch migration protein RuvA, translated as MFEYLIGQVTHIAPTYLVIEVNQIGYRVLVPNPFRFQELMHQTAIKLYVEQVVREDSQTLYGFKTLEEKGLFLTLNKVSGIGPKSALSILAADDHEGLVQAIESGDSQYLTKFPGVGKKTAQQMVLDLKGELGDFMGTETTAVSTANTAKMDLLPEVFEALMGLGYSAREIKRIEKPLKDAQLTSTQDALSLAFKLLLNK; from the coding sequence ATGTTTGAATATTTAATTGGACAAGTCACGCATATTGCACCGACTTATTTAGTCATAGAAGTCAATCAAATTGGTTATCGTGTATTAGTGCCGAATCCATTTCGTTTTCAAGAATTAATGCACCAAACTGCGATAAAATTATATGTCGAGCAAGTGGTACGTGAAGATAGTCAAACTTTGTATGGATTTAAAACATTAGAAGAAAAAGGCTTATTTTTAACCTTAAATAAAGTATCTGGCATTGGTCCTAAGAGTGCTTTGTCGATTTTGGCAGCTGATGACCATGAAGGGCTCGTTCAAGCGATTGAATCAGGTGATAGTCAATATTTGACTAAGTTTCCTGGTGTCGGTAAAAAAACGGCTCAACAAATGGTTTTAGACTTAAAAGGCGAGTTAGGTGATTTTATGGGAACTGAAACTACTGCCGTTTCAACTGCTAATACTGCGAAAATGGATTTATTACCAGAGGTATTTGAGGCATTAATGGGATTAGGCTATTCTGCTAGAGAGATTAAACGTATCGAAAAACCTTTGAAAGATGCACAACTTACTTCGACTCAAGATGCGTTGAGTTTAGCCTTTAAATTATTATTGAATAAATAA
- a CDS encoding undecaprenyldiphospho-muramoylpentapeptide beta-N-acetylglucosaminyltransferase, translating to MKRIAFTGGGSIGHVAVNVALIPYFQQKGYETFYIGSKNGIEKEMISELDNVPYYAISSGKLRRYFDLKNFSDPFKVMKGIADAVHILKREKPDFVFSKGGFVSVPVAIAAKLLKIPIVLHESDVTPGLANKISIRFANHIFTTFEQTAEHLPANQATPIGAIIRDNLFSGDKDKGLQWSGFSTEKPILLVMGGSLGSKAINDAIRSNLDELLLKYQIIHLTGKGLLDTHYQRAGYQQYEFITNELNDILAMTDFVVSRAGSNSIFEFLALKIPMLLIPLSNQASRGDQILNAAYFEKQGYALVLNEEDVTSQTLMEQLSNLEQQAPTIKETMATYKMQTSLEDFYQLILQHTNN from the coding sequence ATGAAACGTATAGCATTTACTGGTGGTGGCTCAATCGGTCATGTTGCCGTCAATGTCGCACTAATTCCTTATTTTCAACAAAAAGGTTATGAAACTTTCTACATCGGTTCAAAAAATGGGATTGAAAAAGAAATGATTAGCGAACTCGATAATGTGCCCTACTATGCGATAAGTAGTGGTAAGCTGCGTCGTTATTTTGATTTAAAAAACTTTTCAGACCCTTTTAAAGTGATGAAAGGAATTGCTGACGCTGTTCACATCTTAAAGCGTGAGAAACCAGACTTTGTCTTTTCTAAAGGTGGTTTTGTCAGTGTACCGGTTGCTATCGCTGCAAAATTATTAAAAATCCCAATTGTGTTACACGAATCTGATGTCACACCTGGTTTGGCAAACAAAATTAGTATTCGTTTTGCAAATCATATTTTTACAACCTTTGAGCAAACGGCAGAGCATTTACCAGCTAATCAAGCAACACCGATTGGAGCAATTATTCGTGATAATTTATTTAGTGGTGATAAGGATAAAGGATTACAATGGAGTGGCTTTTCAACTGAAAAACCGATATTACTCGTAATGGGTGGCTCACTTGGTTCCAAAGCAATTAATGATGCGATTCGCTCTAATTTAGATGAATTGCTATTGAAATATCAAATTATTCATTTAACTGGCAAAGGATTACTGGATACTCACTATCAACGTGCTGGCTACCAACAATATGAATTTATCACTAATGAATTGAATGATATTTTAGCCATGACAGATTTTGTCGTATCACGAGCTGGTTCAAATTCAATTTTTGAATTTTTAGCCTTGAAAATTCCAATGTTATTAATTCCATTATCCAACCAAGCAAGTCGTGGTGACCAAATACTAAATGCTGCTTATTTTGAAAAACAAGGCTATGCACTGGTACTAAATGAAGAAGATGTTACATCTCAAACATTAATGGAACAATTATCAAACCTTGAACAACAAGCACCAACCATTAAAGAAACAATGGCTACCTATAAAATGCAAACATCATTGGAAGATTTTTATCAACTTATTTTACAACATACAAATAACTAA
- the msrB gene encoding peptide-methionine (R)-S-oxide reductase MsrB, with protein MAKEQFNERLSELTELQYKVTQENATERPFTGEYDDFYEKGIYVDIVSGEPLFSSAAKYDAGCGWPAFSKPIQAETITEHVDNSLARTRTEVRSSQADSHLGHVFEDGPAELGGLRYCINSAALKFIPLEEMAALGYEDYIQYVE; from the coding sequence ATGGCAAAAGAACAATTTAATGAACGTTTATCTGAATTAACAGAATTACAATACAAAGTAACACAAGAAAATGCGACGGAACGTCCATTTACAGGGGAATATGATGATTTCTATGAAAAAGGAATTTATGTAGACATCGTGAGTGGCGAACCATTATTTTCAAGTGCTGCAAAATACGATGCTGGATGTGGCTGGCCTGCGTTTTCTAAACCAATTCAAGCAGAAACCATTACAGAGCATGTTGATAATTCATTGGCACGAACTCGTACGGAAGTAAGAAGTAGTCAAGCTGATTCACATTTAGGTCACGTATTTGAAGACGGTCCGGCTGAATTAGGTGGATTGCGTTACTGCATTAACTCAGCAGCATTAAAATTCATTCCATTAGAAGAAATGGCTGCTCTTGGCTATGAAGATTACATTCAATACGTGGAGTAG
- the queA gene encoding tRNA preQ1(34) S-adenosylmethionine ribosyltransferase-isomerase QueA has protein sequence MLTTKDFDYHLPENLIAQTPLKDRSASKLLVVDRQTHQLTDTHFHTILDELNAGDAIVVNETRVIPARIFGVKPDTGGHLEVLLLTNTHDNEWECLIKPARRAKVGTEIHFGEDARLKAVVKEELNHGGRIIEFHYDGVFLEILESLGQMPLPPYIKERLEDAERYQTVYAKENGSAAAPTAGLHFTPALLEAAKAKGIDIIPLTLHVGLGTFRPVSVERLEDHEMHAEYYHLSEESAERINVVKAKGGKITAVGTTSVRTLETIARDNDGKVVASSGWTDIFISPGFEFKVVDQLITNFHLPQSTLVMLVSAFYDREHILAAYEHAVKEEYRFFSFGDAMLIK, from the coding sequence ATGTTAACGACAAAAGATTTTGATTACCATTTACCAGAAAACTTGATTGCACAGACACCATTAAAGGATCGTAGTGCATCAAAATTATTAGTCGTAGACCGACAAACACATCAACTAACGGATACACATTTTCATACAATCTTAGATGAATTGAATGCTGGTGATGCCATAGTTGTCAATGAAACACGAGTGATTCCAGCTAGAATTTTTGGTGTGAAACCAGATACAGGTGGGCATTTAGAAGTCTTGTTATTGACGAATACCCATGATAATGAGTGGGAATGCTTAATTAAACCAGCTCGTCGTGCAAAAGTAGGAACTGAAATTCATTTTGGTGAAGATGCTCGTTTAAAAGCAGTTGTCAAAGAAGAATTAAACCATGGTGGACGGATTATTGAGTTTCATTATGACGGTGTCTTTTTAGAAATTTTAGAATCATTAGGACAAATGCCATTGCCACCGTATATTAAGGAACGATTGGAAGATGCTGAACGTTATCAAACGGTCTATGCCAAAGAAAATGGCTCAGCAGCAGCTCCAACGGCTGGGCTTCATTTTACACCAGCCTTACTTGAGGCAGCTAAAGCAAAGGGAATTGACATTATTCCACTGACACTCCATGTCGGATTAGGGACATTTCGACCAGTATCGGTTGAGCGTTTAGAAGACCATGAAATGCATGCAGAATATTATCATTTGTCTGAAGAATCTGCTGAACGCATTAATGTAGTAAAAGCAAAAGGTGGTAAAATAACGGCAGTGGGTACAACGAGTGTTCGGACATTGGAAACCATTGCCCGAGATAATGACGGAAAAGTTGTTGCTTCATCTGGTTGGACAGATATTTTTATTTCACCGGGATTTGAATTTAAAGTTGTCGACCAGTTGATTACTAATTTCCATTTGCCACAATCAACATTAGTGATGTTAGTCAGTGCTTTTTATGACCGTGAACATATTTTAGCAGCTTATGAACATGCCGTTAAAGAAGAATACCGATTCTTTAGCTTTGGCGATGCTATGTTAATAAAGTAA
- the ruvB gene encoding Holliday junction branch migration DNA helicase RuvB: MTDKRFISSEELEEDVSNLSLRPQYLREYIGQSALKEELSIYIQAAKQRQEALDHVLLYGPPGLGKTTMAMVIANELNVGIKTTSGPAIERPGDLLALLNELSPGDVLFIDEIHRMPRLVEEVLYSAMEDYYVDIIIGQGTTAHPVHFELPPFTLIGATTRAGMLTQPLRDRFGIISHMKYYETEELDLIVRRNAELFQTGIESDGSLEIALRSRGTPRIANRILKRVRDFAQVEGNGHITRSLTQRALKVLAIDERGLDAIDRKLLRTLIEEYNGGPVGIGTLAINISEDSDTVEDMYEPFLLQNGFIRRTPRGRVATELAYLHLGYPYIQSEIEE, from the coding sequence ATGACAGATAAACGATTTATTTCAAGTGAAGAATTAGAAGAAGATGTAAGTAATCTTAGTTTGCGACCACAGTATTTACGTGAATATATCGGACAATCAGCTTTAAAGGAAGAATTATCAATCTATATTCAAGCGGCTAAACAACGTCAAGAAGCCTTGGACCATGTGTTATTGTATGGACCACCAGGGTTAGGTAAAACGACTATGGCAATGGTTATCGCAAATGAGTTAAATGTTGGCATAAAAACGACAAGTGGCCCAGCAATTGAACGTCCCGGTGATTTGTTGGCATTGTTAAATGAATTAAGCCCTGGTGATGTCCTTTTTATTGATGAAATTCATCGTATGCCACGTCTAGTCGAAGAAGTTTTATATTCTGCTATGGAAGATTACTATGTTGATATAATAATTGGGCAAGGAACAACTGCACATCCAGTTCATTTTGAATTACCACCATTTACATTAATTGGTGCGACAACTCGTGCCGGAATGCTGACACAACCATTGCGTGACCGTTTTGGTATTATTTCACATATGAAGTATTATGAAACCGAAGAATTAGATTTAATTGTGCGACGCAATGCCGAGTTATTTCAAACTGGCATTGAATCGGACGGCTCATTAGAAATTGCACTAAGAAGTCGAGGCACGCCACGTATTGCGAACCGTATTTTAAAACGTGTACGAGATTTTGCTCAAGTTGAGGGCAATGGTCACATTACTCGTAGCCTAACTCAACGAGCCTTAAAGGTGCTTGCGATTGATGAACGTGGTTTAGATGCGATTGACCGTAAATTATTGCGAACATTAATTGAAGAATACAATGGTGGCCCTGTTGGTATTGGAACTTTAGCCATTAATATTAGTGAAGATAGTGATACAGTAGAAGATATGTATGAACCTTTTCTATTGCAAAATGGTTTTATCAGACGGACACCGAGAGGACGTGTTGCGACCGAACTTGCCTATTTACATTTAGGCTACCCCTATATACAATCAGAAATTGAGGAATAA